Genomic DNA from Hordeum vulgare subsp. vulgare chromosome 2H, MorexV3_pseudomolecules_assembly, whole genome shotgun sequence:
CTTCCAGCTCAGGTGCTGAGTCGTGGTGCGGCTCCTCACGCTGCCGCAGTCGGCCACGCCGGCCAGCGCCACGACGCCCTCCAGCCCTTCCTGCTTGGCGTCGTAGCAGAGCCCCTCGTTGCCGCCGACGCGCAGCTTCTTGCCCAGCCGCCACATCATCTGCTTGCCGAACGGGATCGGCCCCACGAGCCGGTTGCCGTCCACGCGGAGCTCGCTCGCCTTCTCCAGCCGCCGGAAGCTCGCCGGTATCACGCCGGTGAACGCGTTGCTCTCCAGGCGCAGCACGCGGAGCTGGGTCAGACCCCCGATGGACTCCGGCAGCGACCCTTCCAGCCCCATGCCCGAGAGCACCAGCGTGGTCAGCGCCCCGAGCCCCGTGAAGAAGTCGCAGGGGACCGTCGAGGACTGCATCCGGTTGTCGCCGAGGATGAGCGACCGCAGCGTCGACAGCCTGCCGATCGCCGCCGGGATCGGGCCGGACAGCGCGTTGTGGCTGAGGTCGAGCAGTATGAGGTCGGGCAGGTCGCCGAGAGCGTCCGGGATCGTGCCGGCGAGGCGGTTCTGGCTGAGGTCGACCTTCAGCAGGGACCGGCATTGCCCGAGGCTCGCCGGGACGCGGCCCTGCAGGGCGTTGTGGCTGAGGTCCAGGATGCTGAGGCGCTGGAACCTGAGGTCTGGCACCTGGCCGGCGAGCCGGTTGTAGCTGAGGTCGAGCAGCTGGAGGCGGACCAAGGACTGGACGGTGGCCGGGATGGCGGAGGAGAGATGGTTGCCGTGGAGGTCGAGCACGCGCAGCCCGGAGAGGCTCCCGATCTCGGCGGGTATGGGGCCGACGTGGCCGTTCTGGCGCAGCACGAGTGACCGGAAGGCGGGGCCGAGGCGGCCGAGGAACGGCGGGACGGGCTGCGGGTTGGCGGTGAAGCAGCGGTAGAAGAAGAGGGAGcggaggtgcgggagcgcgagcacGGCCGGGGAGAGCGTGGCGCGGGTGGCGTCGCAGGCCGGGAAGGCGGTGTCGTCGGAGAGCGCgccgaaggagagggagacgacgtGGTAGACGTCGCCGCGGTCGGGCACGCACTCGATGCCGTGCCACCGGCCGCGGCACACGTCCGCGATGCCGGACGCCCAGCCGTTGCCCGTGGCCGCCATGATATCCAGCACGGCGCGCTGCTCCGCCGGGTCGGTGCGCGCCCGGTCCGAGAATCCCGTCTGCGGCGCGTCCACCAGCGCCCCCGCGTCCGGCACCACCACCGTGAACTCGCCCCGGCACGGCCGGACGACGCCAGCCACCACCATGGCGACGACCAACGTCAGCGCGGACAGCAGCGCCGAAGCCATCCTTTGATTGCACCGGGAATGGCACGATCGTTGGGAAATGGAGGGAAAGAGGTGGCAGGCTGCGCAGGTTTTATAGTGTCAGAGGGGCAGATTAAATGCTGGCTGATGATTAAATGTTGGTCACGGGATGGGGGAGAAACGGAATGAATGAACTGAGGATTTGCTTGCATTCAATTGGTTTCACGGGAAATCGGTCGGAACGGGACAAACACACTGCGCCATTCATCAGTGGCATGGATGGGGCAGCTACTGGTCGAACCATCGAGCGTGTGCTGCCAAGTTCTCTACTACTCCAATTTCTTTGTTGCGGCCTTCAATCAACAAATTCAGAAAAAAGAGTGAAATGCGTCCATGTCAATGAACTCGGCTCAAGAAACGGAGGCCTAAGTAGCATCTTCTTCCCTTTTCCATAACAAAGAAGAAGGGCGCCTGCGCTTCGAAGGACCTGATAGGATTCCTTGGAAGAAATCCGCGTTAGTCGAGAGGAACTACATTGACACCATCAAACTAATCTAAATTTCTTCTTGCCTACGAATAATAATGGGGCATCGGCCTAACCCTATCAACATCACTGGACCGTAAGAAGcaactttttttttttgctttatatAAATAAATAACAGCGGTAAAAAAAAAACCATTTTTTAGGGCTGTTAGTCTTTTTCTTGGAGCGAATTTTAGGACTGCTGTAGGCTTGGGCCTCGTGTTGATACACAGTTGGGCTTCAACCAGGCCGGTACTCATGAGCAAACAGACTAACATGGGCCGCGATTGCCGCCGTGCATTAACAGGCTGCCTTTGTAGGAAGAGGAAGTGATTTTGACCAGTTTGACTCTTCTTCAGTATTCACGCCCAGCGAGAAGAGGGCGGCAGCAGCAGatcgcggaggaggaggaggatttgGAGAGCATGGCGGAGAAGGGCGGGAGGAAGGGCGTGCCGGCGCTGGGGTGGTGGCTAATGCTGGTAGGCTCCCTCCGCCTCGCCTCCGTATGGTTCGGCTTCTTCAACATCTGGGCGCTCCGCGTCGCCGTCTTCTCCCAGACAGAGAGTGCGTgacccctccctcctccctctctggcTTGCCCTGATTCGCCGCTCCATGTGGAGCCTGTGGTAGGATCTGGTTGGTCTGTGTCGATTTGTGCGTGCTAGGGGTGGAATTAGATCGATTATTGCTGCGAGTTTACTGGGAGTTTTGTCTGTTTGGTGCTCCGTGCTGCGGGAAATTAGCAATGTGTAGGTGAGAATTTGACTATCTGTTCACTGACCTGTGACCTAAACTTTCGGAGTTTGGGTATGGAGTAGCTGCATCTGTGGTCGACTGGGATTTGGTGATTTGGATATACACTTGTAGCAGAGTTAAGGGGGTTGACTTAGTAGATACTAATGTCTAGTGGGCAATATTCTGAAtaaaagtcatcttcatcatgaCGATACAAATCAGAAAGTGGATGCATGGTCAATTGATGAAAAGCTGTGCCTCATGAAGCATTAAGATTAAGTGGGCGGGTCTTTGACAATTATGAaccataaaatgtatataatggcTTGCCGTGGCTCTAAGACAGCCCACATGATAATACGTTTTTATCTTCTGTCATTTGTTATCAAGTGTTGTTCATTTTGAGTTAAGAGGTGCAGTAGCAGAGGTAAAAGGGTTGACTTATATAGATGACGTCTTGTGGTTATATCCTGAATAAAAGTCACCTTCATGCTGACGATGCAAGTCAAAAAGTGAATGCATAGTAAATTGCTCAAAAGTTGTGCCTGAAGAAGCATTAGGATTGGGTGGTTCTTTGACAATTATGAACCTAACACCTATATAAACGACTTTGTTGTCTCTTTAAGATTGCACACATGATAATTTGTTGTTATCTTCTGCATTTTGTTGTCAAGAGTCGTTCATTTGAGTTAATATCTTAACCCTACTATCATCATTGCGGGGCTAATATGACATTCGTTGTTCTTATGCATGCAGTGACTGAAATTCATGGTCGTACTTTTGGGGTCTGGACACTTCTGACCTGCACACTGTGTTTTCTGTGTGCATTCAACCTGGAAAACAAGCCTCTGTATATAGCCACCTTCCTGTCATTCATCTATGCTCTTGGTCACTTTCTCACGGAGTACTTGATATATCATACCATGGCTGCAGCAAATCTTAGCACAGTTGGCTTCTTTGCAGGTACTGTATCTTAACTTGAATACGTTTGTCACCTACTAATTCTTCTGTAACATTGTCACGTTTTAGTATCAGCTACTGGCGCTTATTACAATTAGATAGGTAACCTGGTGCTACGGTACATTAGTTCATCCAAGAAAATGATGCTGCAAGTCCTGCCATATAAGAACTAGTAGTAGTTTTGTATGCTTGCCTCAACTAGGTTTTCGATTTTATTTCAGATGATCTTTACAAAAAGTTATGACTTGTACTTTTCGCTTTAATTCTGCACAAATAGCATCTAAGGTTCTATTCCAGTCTGAAATGTTAATGACTGATGGAGAACAGAGAATGATGCATTTATAAGTTTATATAGGCTACTTGTTTAGCCTTTCTAATCGACTCACCTTGTTTACTTAGGAACATCAATTGTATGGATGCTGCTTCAGTGGAACTCTCATGGGGATTCGCGTGGTTCCCATGCTGTCAAGCAGTCGTGAGTGGCATATGCGCACCAGGGGAAGGATACTCGAAGCTAGAAGGAGCCTCCCGGACGTTTTCTCTTTAATTTTTCTTACGGTTGCATTGTGTTGGTTCACACATTCATTCTCCATTCATCTGTGGAAACCTGAAATTTATGAGCTGTGACAAACTAACACATTTTTTTTTGGGAGAGAGCAACGTGGGTCatgaaagaaagaaaaactacacctgcgtgtttgtatcttttgaacacATTTGTTGATCTTAGTGATCCATCCTGTGTTGTATGTAAACCTAATATTTTCATGAACTCTCGTCATATAACCCAAGGGGGATGCGTTAATATATTGGAAACACTTCAATAAGCCAGACAGTTCTTTTGTCCTGGGAGTTTCTGTTCGTTTTTTTTAATGAAAGGGGTTCCCCCCTGCCCCATTTTATTAAATGAAGCAACAAAGTCTCATAGAATCCTCATCAACCACTGCAAACAACTCTAaaggataaataaataaaagactaGGCTTAAGGCCACCAACTAGATTGTTTGCAGCCGCAGATGGGGAAAGAGTAATAACACCACTGACATAAACTCCTAAAAGGCTTTTTATTACAGACCAAAGGAAGGAAACGAGAAAAACATCAAACAATGATGAGCTACTCTTCTCTCCGGGCCTCCCAGCTTCACCTCCACGCGATCCGAAGCAGCTCCCTGCGTCTCCTGTCCAACAATTTGATACATTTTCGCAGGAGTACTGCCTGAGCATCTAATATTTTCTATTGATTTAGATATATGTCTAGCTTGGCAAGAATGCATTTTACACTTCTTCAAGATCGGCCCTGAAAACAAAATTCATTTCTTAGGCCATGTTTGGAACCACTCAAATATATAAtccggtttttataatctattatgtctccaaacaggacagattatattgcagtttataaaaactagatggccagattattaaaaactcataatctactctaccccagctaaaatcagattatggattactaatgacccattactcttggaaacttggagataattacctactgccaccgccaccgtcctccaaacatgtccacctagattattacCTTTGCAGCTAAAAAACAGAGGAcagacatgtcattgtacaatataaaacctggattacagtttatataatctggcctccaaacatgcccacctagattatttttataaaccagattatataatctttcttcataatccagattattataatctattatggtttcaaacagggccttagtttcCAAATGCTCCACAAGGAGGCAGCAATCGTCATGTTTAAAACAACATTTTATTAGGATTATGCCACAACGATATAATTTCTTCAAAACCCGAGATTTCCTGGATGTCAAACACCTCAGAGTAAACTTCCAGAGCTGTTTAGCAACAACACAATCAAAGAACAAATGTTACACTGATTCCTCACAGCTGCAGAATAGGCAAGCAGGATCTTCCACGGGTCTACATTTCTCAATGTTATCTCTAGTTAGCACTTTGTTATAAACACATAGCCATAAAAAAACATGAATTTTTTGTGGGCAGATCACCTTCCAAAGACTCTTGCCAATGGTAGACACCCCCCCCCCTCCAAATTAATTTGCTCATAGAAAGATTTAACAGAATAAATGTCATTCGACTCCAGTTTCCAGATAGGAGTATCAGGATCCCTTTGAGAGAGAAAGTCAATCTAAGGGCAACCCCATCCCAAAGTCGAGCCACTGTACAGTCTGTCTGATTACAAATCTTAAATAAACTCCAGAATTGAACTTTAAGGGAACAATCCCCAGCCCAAACATCATGTCAGAAGCTAATCGATTCCCCATTTCCCAGTTTCCATCTATAAAAGATTTTTGCTCCAGACAAAGCTCAGGTGATGCTCTTCCAAAAGGTTGAGCCACTCCCACCACaattccaaaaaaaatacttGGAGAGTTCACATTATATTTGTGGTTGATAATCTTTTTCCAATCTTTAACACATTCATTCGCAAAGCGCTTCCCCCACGAAGCCAATAATGCCATGTTAAATTCCTTTAAGTTGGGGATCCCCAAACCCCCAAATTCTTTATTCCTAGCAATCTGCCCCCAACTGGCCGAGTGGTATTTATGTAGGTCTTCCATGTTTTCCCAAAAGAAACGAGCCATCTGAGAATTGATAACATAAATCGCCCATTTAGGGAAATTAATCATAGACATGAGGTACGCATGAATACTAATAATGCAAGCACATAGCAGGATAATTTCCCCCTTGTAGGTTAGGATTCTCCCCATACAGCCAGAAAGGTTTTTAGTAATCCTATCTATAGTTGGCTGAATTTCTTCTCGTCTAAGATTATCATAGTGTAGAGGTATACCTAAATATTTTATAGGAAAAACACCTAATTTACAGCAAAAGATCTGTGCAAACTCCTTAGCCAGTTTCTCTTCCACATTAATGGCCATAAGGTCACTTTTGTGAAAATTGATTTTCAAACCAGAAAGAATTTCAAAAGAGGCCAAAAACCATTTGAAGTGCCTAGCTTTATCCATTGAATTTTGCAGGAAGAGTATAGTATCATCTGCATATTGCAAACTCACCACACCCCCTGGGATGATATGAGGTAGAAGCCCCGCAATCAACCCCGGACTAGAAACGTTTTGAAGCATTTTGGGAAAAACATCAACAACCAAATTAAAAAGCATGGGGGAGGATGGGTCCCCTCTGTTAAGTCCTTTACCCCCAATAAAATGAGGACCTATTTAATCATTAATTTTCACACTAAACGTGTTGTTCACCAAAATACTTTTAATCCAGGAAATCCATCTAACACCAAACCCTCTTGAGTGAAGCATTTCAAAAAGAAATTCCCAACTCACCCTATCATAAGCTTTCTCATAATCAAGCTAAAGAACTAAACCGTGGGATCCAGATTTTTTAACCTCATGAACGACCTCATGGGCCATAACCACACTCTCTACAATATATCTCCTATAATAAACGTTGTTTGGTTAGAAAAAATCAACCTATGGCCAATAGGGGCAACTCTATTGGTCATAGCTTTGGAGAATATTTTTTATCGCAAAATTGCTCACACCGATGGGCCTGAATTGTTTCATGTCCTTGGCATTAGCTTCCTTAGGAATTAGCACAATTAAAGCAAAGTTTAATCTGTGCAACTCCAATTTAACCACTTCAAAGTCTCTAACCAAAGCCATAAAATCCCTCTTAATCACATCCCAAAAAGTCTGATAGAACAGGAAAGATAGCCCATCAGGCAGGTGCCCCATTAGCATAACTGCCAAAAATGGCTTCTTTGATCTCCTCTTCGGTGAAGTTTCTTTGAAGgatatcattttcctcctctgtaACTAGTTCCTCCTCCTTCCAGAAGGAAGTGCCTAGGGTAATATGATGTTTGGGttcaaaaccaaaaatatttttataaaaggaAGTGCCAATTTCTAACATC
This window encodes:
- the LOC123427167 gene encoding protein TOO MANY MOUTHS, translated to MASALLSALTLVVAMVVAGVVRPCRGEFTVVVPDAGALVDAPQTGFSDRARTDPAEQRAVLDIMAATGNGWASGIADVCRGRWHGIECVPDRGDVYHVVSLSFGALSDDTAFPACDATRATLSPAVLALPHLRSLFFYRCFTANPQPVPPFLGRLGPAFRSLVLRQNGHVGPIPAEIGSLSGLRVLDLHGNHLSSAIPATVQSLVRLQLLDLSYNRLAGQVPDLRFQRLSILDLSHNALQGRVPASLGQCRSLLKVDLSQNRLAGTIPDALGDLPDLILLDLSHNALSGPIPAAIGRLSTLRSLILGDNRMQSSTVPCDFFTGLGALTTLVLSGMGLEGSLPESIGGLTQLRVLRLESNAFTGVIPASFRRLEKASELRVDGNRLVGPIPFGKQMMWRLGKKLRVGGNEGLCYDAKQEGLEGVVALAGVADCGSVRSRTTTQHLSWKSSGGTTATATATANVTSSAADSKSISGRGGGHFFLVVLVCLQLALL
- the LOC123427168 gene encoding ergosterol biosynthetic protein 28 encodes the protein MAEKGGRKGVPALGWWLMLVGSLRLASVWFGFFNIWALRVAVFSQTEMTEIHGRTFGVWTLLTCTLCFLCAFNLENKPLYIATFLSFIYALGHFLTEYLIYHTMAAANLSTVGFFAGTSIVWMLLQWNSHGDSRGSHAVKQS